In Asterias rubens chromosome 15, eAstRub1.3, whole genome shotgun sequence, a genomic segment contains:
- the LOC117300049 gene encoding serine/threonine-protein kinase 17A-like: MPLRKLSMNSRVVTRAVTSRFKEGDFHESYTVQNELGRGRFAVVRKCTHKDGSKNYAAKFVRKRKMGRSCREDILKEIRILEMSTNHPRMIRLHEVFETSSEVILVLEFAAGGELHPYCVAEKEDAFTEQEVVRLVRQILEGVQYLHQNNIVHLDLKPQNILLTSGGPCLGDIKLIDFGIARLVQNGDDIRELVGTTEFVAPEVLNFEPITLATDMWSIGVVIYIMLTGISPFAADDKQETYLNISQVDLDFPDEFFADISEEAIDMIQRLCVKDPESRLTAHQCLNHPWLQERPTETTSSSRVIETENNNTLNLNPFREDVIQNGDEENNRCVDVSETKSHAQELVETCVSKFENYSEVITTSCNHSIEVLTCCATTTVTVRTDLSEDCVDGAKDSAEKRILDSDSEDSLTVELTEANLVSSEQSGSCRSPYHSPTATRRTILKNKENLPKDLNHAKRICIQVS, from the exons agggcgttttgCAGTCGTCCGCAAGTGCACCCACAAGGACGGCTCCAAGAACTACGCCGCCAAATTTGTACGGAAGCGCAAGATGGGTCGCTCCTGTCGTGAAGACATCCTGAAGGAGATCCGTATCCTCGAGATGTCCACAAATCATCCAAGGATGATCAGACTTCACGAAGTGTTTGAGACGTCCAGCGAAGTCATCCTGGTGCTAGAATT TGCTGCAGGAGGAGAGCTCCACCCTTACTGTGTCGCCGAGAAAGAGGATGCATTCACTGAGCAGGAAGTCGTACGGCTAGTCCGCCAGATCTTAGAAGGTGTACAGTACCTCCATCAAAATAACATCGTCCATCTAGATCTCAAG CCTCAGAATATTCTCCTGACCTCTGGGGGTCCGTGTCTTGGCGATATTAAACTCATCGACTTTGGCATCGCAAGATTAGTCCAGAATGGTGACGACATTCGGGAACTTGTTGGAACTACTGAATTTGTTG CTCCAGAGGTATTGAACTTTGAACCCATCACACTAGCCACCGACATGTGGAGTATAGGCGTGGTTATCTACATCATGCTAACTGGAATCTCGCCGTTTGCTGCCGACGATAAACAAGAGACTTACCTGAACATCTCACAAGTTGATCTAGACTTCCCTGACGAGTTTTTCGCCGACATCTCGGAGGAGGCGATTGACATGATTCAGAGACTCTGCGTCAAAGATCCTGA GAGTCGACTGACAGCCCATCAGTGCCTTAATCATCCCTGGCTTCAAGAAAGACCGACAGAAACTACATCAAGCTCACGGGTCATCGAGACGGAGAACAACAACACCTTAAATCTGAACCCTTTCCGTGAAGACGTAATTCAAAATGGCGACGAAGAAAACAACCGTTGTGTAGATGTTTCAGAAACAAAATCCCATGCACAAGAACTAGTAGAGACTTGCGTCTCCAAATTTGAGAACTATTCCGAAGTAATAACGACATCGTGCAATCATTCCATCGAGGTCTTGACGTGCTGCGCGACCACCACGGTCACCGTCAGAACGGACTTGAGCGAGGACTGCGTGGATGGAGCCAAGGACTCCGCCGAGAAGAGAATCTTAGATTCAGACTCTGAAGACTCATTAACAGTCGAGTTGACTGAAGCTAATTTAGTCTCGAGCGAGCAGAGTGGAAGTTGTAGGTCACCGTACCACAGTCCGACGGCCACGAGACGGACGATACTAAAGAATAAAGAGAACTTACCGAAGGATCTTAACCATGCTAAGCGGATTTGTATCCAGGTTTCATAA